The genomic segment ACTAGatgaagaagataataataatgctgataATTATCATCATCTTTCTTTATATCCTGGCTTTTCCTCAAGCTTAGAATCTGAGGCAATTTACAAATTAAATCAATTGtcataaaattaaaaatgttcaaaaatgtCATAATTAAAgctaaattaaaatattaataaatgatgctaaaacagtttaaaactcaAAATAGAAAAAACCTGTTAAAACAGTATAATTAGGAATGATACAGCATCTTCTTATAATGCTTTCCTTAAAAGCATAACCTTTCAAAGCCTGACAGAATAAAAACACCTTTGCCTGCCAGGTAAAAGAAACAAGGAAGGTGCCATTCTAACCTCCATAGGGAACAAGTTTCAAAGTCCAGaaaaagcttcttaaacttttccacctgCAACTCTTTTCAGCCTAATAAAATTTTACTTGAACCCAGGCATATACgtatataaaatagcaataaacatttactgataaaaataagcatttgcaaggcttgctaaacagtctgatttttctttttatgaggtACAACTGAAGCATATTCTGTAGAGTCCAGTGTAAACACTGTACAACATTTGAATTAATGAAAACAGCTACTAGGTGATGTTCgtgaaacttttactgttgccagtttTTGGGACTccagcattgagctaaggagaGACCAGCTGGGGTCAGTACctacccacagtttaagaagcagtggtctgtACAGTATCATTTCATTTCCagcattattattttgtatacaGGCAATATAATACTTGCAAATTAATTATCAATTGCCCTTCTAATTCTTGCCATCTGGAAtctactattttattttttatagcaGCTATACACTAAAATGGGATGACCAAAACATCAAGGTAATGGTCTGTCCAAGATAATAGTCCCACAATTTAGTAGAAAAATCACAAGCCTTCCTCCCAATTTGATGGATTTTCATGGAACTCTGTATCTCCAGGATAGTGATGAAAATAGTTTCATCACTAGGCTAATATTAGTGCTTGTCctgtaatgtataaatgcacacatTTGCTATTCATGAATCCAACCAACCATGGTTTCCTAGTCAAATAGGAATTAACTACCAAAAATAACCTTGGGCTGAATATTGGCCAGAAATTATATTCTGAAATAGCTGTAGTGTTTCTCATAGTCTAAACACAGTGGCTCACTTCACAATTTTCCAGTGTTCTCCTGTTATAAGCTGATCTAATTTCTCCATCCATTTTCACTCTGATAAAGATTTCTGGCTAGCCCATCATGAAATGCCCAGGAAGATAGTTTCAGTGAGACAAACCTTGTAGTGAATTATGtttattcttccatttttttcttcttccatcaaACTATTACCATCTTCTAAGGAAAAAATAGAATGACGGAAAATAAGGAAGAGAATCAGAAAGAATTCCACAAGGCATTCCAACTATTTCAAATTTCAAATGGTTCTGATTTAAATCTGTTCCTATAACTTAAgaaaatttatattattattggaagaaTATTCCTATCTTCATAAATGTGTTATAAAAAGAGTAATGtttcatttgacagaaaatgctCTTTTCTGGGCAGAAGATGCTGTTTTCTCTGCAAATCAACAATGTGACTCTTCTACAGAACAAATCTCAAATCACAGCTTTTTTTCTACACAAAAAATACAATTTGCTTTATGGGGATAAATATTtctgcattaaaatattttttttccatgcagaaaatgctgttttctgtgcaaaacaaccacatgtgaTGTTTGTGTGCAATGTACCATGAGCTGCAAATATTACATCCTTCCTTCATTAAAAATGTTGCTGTGTAATGTTAACTGTAGATGGTCTTAGCCAATTTATGTGCCTAATATAAGAGATTAAACCACTAAAAATTAAAGTGAAAAATGTTTTGGCTAATTAACATTGTCAGATTTTATCTGGAGAACATCTTAGCTGAGAGGAAGGTGTTCTTGCTTCAATCAACTGTCAGGTTTTGCAGTTATAGTGTGACTATCTTTCCTACTTATAGCAGGAAATTCACACTTTGATGACTGAGCTTCATCCTTTATGTGCCTGTTTAGTTTCACCTTCTCTGCTTACCTCAGCAATATTTGGCATTTTAGAATATAGAGGAGGTGATCTTCTTAACATCAAAGCAAAAAACTTCACTACCCcagtgaaggtttttttttataaataaccAACATTCTCTTGAGTACTGTTTGCCCTGTTCCTTTGAAAAAGACCTCAGCttttcaatacattttttaaaaaaatctttcatttatctTGTGATTTTAAGTTTTTATTCTCCTACCCCTATGGTATTGGATAGAAACATTTCAAGCTTACTTTTTAAACTAGAAGGCTTACTTTTTAAACTAGAAGGCTTAAATCTGCACTCCACTTCTAGAGCTGTATAATACAATGTCAGATAGAAGCTCATATGGAGAGGTTCCCCAACTATTTTTTAATGAACAAATGTTAAAAGTTGTATGTCTTGGCAAATCTTACCAGAAATGGCTAGCCAGCAATCATCATATAAAACCTCCAAATTAGATTTACTGagaaagtgaaaaaaataaaaaaatgtaacttaatttaatgcattttttttttttaaaaagaatccaaATTTGAAATCCCTCAGTtcactgtttttattttcatcattGGGAAGTGAAAGAACTGACTTTGGAAAATACTAAAATTGTATATTAGAACctaagataacagcgctccatgcagtcatgccagccacatgaccttggaggtgtctatggatgatgccgactcttcagcttagaaatggagatgagcaccaacccccagagttgaccagacttaatgtcagacatgaccagacttaatgtcagggaaaaacttttacctttttacctaagaTAAGAACCTTTATAAAGCAcgttttctcttcctctctcttcctaGCACCTGTCTGTGCCCCCCTAAGTCCCTCTGGGGGGATTGGGCAGGCTTCTTAAACAAAACATGATAGTTGTGTTGGGCTCCTGAAAGAGTgggaaatttttcaaaatcaggcTTGGATTCTAAGATAACTTAACAGAAATAATACATGGATTTTAACACCTCCCATTTAGCATTGTTCTGGTACCCTATCAATGTCTTGGAAGATATATGTGGGAGGAGGTGTCTAGTGGTTACATGGGAGAAAGGACCAAGGAACTCCACAAATAGTAATACTAAGAAGAGTAGTGGAAAAGCAACCCTCTTTTGAACTCTTTAAAATCTCCCAGCCAGCATAATCAAAACCTCCTCAAGCTATGGTCCACAGATGAATGTTGTCTGGGGAAAATCCATTTGGTCAATCTGTTCTCTTTTTATGGTGGCACCAGTGGTGCAGATATGACAAAAAGTTCTTTTTTAGCCTGTAGTACCAGCACAACTATTTATCCTTCTAAAGCAATTTTTAGAAGTCGCCAGCTATGCAATCATCTTCATGACTTCAATATAACCTTGATATTTATCTGGAAGAAACAGGGGACAAATGAATTAAGAAACAGCTAAAGTGGAAAAGAAGTCCTGAAATCCCAGAGACCcaacatttatattatttttccatTACTGAGCAgtacattttagtaaaaaaaaaaatcagcccaaAAGCCTGtgatgacttatccatgggtcagtgtaagTATAGTACCATAACTCTTATcaaaaggaaccattcccttctctgagcagagtggtgaaaggcaagggAGAACCTAAAATAACAATGACTCTATCTAATCTCTTTGCCATGGCACCACGTTTGCCCCATTAAATGTCTCAGCAAGGAAATAGCAGTGGTCGGCCCTCTGAGTCCgcattgatgctttcccctccCTGTGGATTgactcttgacttatccacaggccaTATGAAAATCCATGATTTTGGTCCCAATAtatgccctcaatttatacatgagaacTTAGGTTCTCTCccacagtgcaattttctgagttACATTCTTTAGCAACCAAAGTTGTGAATTTAAGCTCCTGTTAATGTTCTAACACTTGAGGATTTAAGAATACTTACAAGTGTTCTTTTCTTCTATGATAAAGCATGTGTCAACACTTCAACACTTCCCTTTCCCAACTGAACAAATAGTTTAGTGCACTACAATGTTTCACACATTATTACTTCTTACAAAACTTTTATTTGCATAAATTTCTGCACATTTCCTCAGAAAACAATGCCATTTTTCTGAACTATACTTTTTGGATTCACGTACTCACATATGCATacctgtgtgtatgcatgtgtggaGATAATAAGTAACGAGCCAGATAATAACCAGTAACACATTACTTTTGTGTTAAATTACTTTTGTGTTAAATTTTCATTCAGCATCTTCCAACCACCATATGGCAATTAGAGAAAGGCTACTCATTGCTTATTAATTATTTACATATTTGCTAGAACAATAAACTAAACTCCAGTAATAGCTTTCTGTTAGCCACCAAATCTATAGAAAGTGCTGGTAAAAGATATCCTAAAAACACCAGTCTGAAATCCAGGATTATAGACTTATTGTTTCCAAATcacaatgtgaattctttttatcTTGTCTGAAGAAGGAAAGAGTTGCAGGGACCTAATTCCAAACTGCTTTCCCATGAATTTTCAGAGTGATTCAGCAATGACAACAAAGTTCCATAGCTCTTCAATTATCCTATGACAGAGTAAAGTCTTGGATGTGTGTTTACAtgccacctgtcaacttatgaagACCCTGTGCCATTCATAGAGCTTTCTTAGACAAGTTGCTTCCTCTGAACTATAGCTTAGAGCCACTTGTAATTTTTGGCTAACCCTTCCAAAAGCATAAATATTCCTATTTAATCATTATTATAATGTTCAATTTCATTGTGATGAGTCGATGTTTGCTACACAATACAATGGAAACAGCTTAATAGTTTAATTCCATCCGCAGCAGAATTCCATTTTGTCCTCTGCAATTTAAGCATTATTCAATTTAAACAATTCATTTCTCTACTAGAAATATTCAATAAGCAAGAGAGACATTTGAAAACCAGGTTGCTTTAATACTGAATATGTCACAAACTCATAGATAATATGACAGCTTTTGTGTCTTGTTTAAATACAATAAAAGGGATGTGTTCAAGAAGCAAATCAAAGTCATAATAAAGATCATCTGTTCGAAGAAAAATGTAGCATTTCATAATACTGGCATTTGATCCAGAACATTTTTACATATTGATATACCAATTTGTTGCATACGTGACTGTAATtaagtattttaatatattttaattttaatgtttatttaattgtacattgtttttaaggcattgaattgttgcctatgtataagctgccttgagtccccttcggggttgagaagggcaggatataaataatatagtaaataaatacatgaataaatagAAGGCcccagcaaaataaaataattctagAAGTTGGCACCATAAATAATTTTCCGGAGAGAGAACAACCTCAGACATCCGAACAGGCACAGTTTAGTTGCTTTGCATATAGTAAGTTCACTGTCTGTATTGCAATTTTGAGCCCATTGTTGCAAAGCTGTATCATCAGAATCATCTGTTTTTGTAAAGTAAATTGTTCAAATGGTTCAGTTTTataaaatgttgaaaataaatatAGCTGATAAAATGTGTGGGATAATCAATCAATCTCAACAGTTATTTTGTTCTATTATTTCAGTAGAACTATCTACTGAAACAATTTAAGATCTTACTACTGAAACAATTTAAGACTCTAACTGTGCATTTTGGATCTTTCAGGTAAACAAGGCAAAGCTTCCTCCATGGCAAATGACTCTTCTAAATATTTGTGACCTCATAAGTAACCTAAATAATCAAGAAGAGACAGCAGGTGACACAGAAGATGACCTCATGACAAGGAGACCTACACTTGATAGTTTCACTTTGGAAGCCATGTTGACATTGTACCAGCTTCAAAAAGTCTGCCACAGCAGAACTTTTCAACAATGGGAGGTAAAGTCAGTATTCCTGTGGGGCTTTGACACAtcctggggcccttccagacaagctctatatctcaggatttgatcccagattttctgatttaaactggattatatgagtccccattgccagataatatggaataaacagaaaacctgagattagatcctgggatgtatggcctgcctggaagggcccacagttagTGCTCTATAATCCCACTTTAaccattacaaatcccaggagttcATTGCAGCCAAAGTAGGGTCATACTGTTGTATGGAGGCCCCCTGAAAACCCTacttttgtgttatattgtttatatttttatggaTGAGCATTTTTATCATACGGTATACTCAATCCAATTTTACGTTGGCTCTGTTAGGCTATAATTAGCAACGTATGAGATagaattataaaaacatggaatcaGAGTTGGATGGAACCACAAGTGCTATACATTCCaaatcccttgccatgcagaaacacactaCAAAGCACTCCAGACTTATGGCCATCTACAATTTGCTTTAAAACCTCAAAAGAaagagacttcaccacactctggggcagtattttccactgtcaaatagATCTTGCCATCAGGAATGTCTTCCTGAAGTTTAAATGCAATCTCTTTCTCCATAGTTGGAATCCATTCCTCAATGTCCTAGTCCCTGAAGTAGCAGAAAACATCCTTGCTCCATCATCTTCAATattacatcttttcaaatatataaacatggctatcatgccaatCTTGGCCTTTTCTTCTCCAGATGAAACATACTTTGTTCCCTAAGCCAATCCTCATAAAGCATAGTTTTCAGATCTTCTGCTATATTCCAGCTTGCAAATATTTTTCTTGAatcgtggtgcccagaactgtggATATAGTATTGCAAGTAAGGTCTGTCCAAAACAAAATGAAGTGATATTATTTTTCCCCTTGATCTAAACACTACTGCTATAGATTCAGCCTGGATTAACCTTCCTCCAGTCTGTtttccaggaattctcaaagattgtTACCAATGATTCTAAAATTACTTCTGTCAGTTCCTTTAATACCCTTGGATGTAATTCATCTGGCCTTCAAGACTTTATTTGGAGTAGCTAGGTATTCCTGTGCTGCCTCACTGTTGATTATTGTGCTGCATTTTATTGACTTGACTATCTGCAACATTTTCCTCGGTTGGATCCCTGTTTTGCTTTTAGAATGAGACCAAGACAAAGAAGGTGCTtaacagttctgccttttctcagtTAGTGTTTTCTTATCTTCTCCACATAGTGGCATTatcatttccttcttccttttgctCTGGACATAACAAAAAGGCCATTTTATTGTAATTAATCCCTTTAGCAAGGCAGAGCTTGTTCTACTTGAGAGATTTTCTGAAGCAATTCCCCAGAATTCCCAGGCCCAAATCATGTGGTACTTTAAAAAAGTTCAGCCCTTTGAATAGCGATTCAATAAGTTGCCTAGGATCCTgagtataaaataaaatgatctgTCCCTTTGAACTGGTGTGCAAATTCTGCTATATTTGTGCCAACCTCATTCTTTAGCCCAGTGATCCCAAGCTCAAGTCCCTCAGGTGTTTTtagacttcagtttccagaaacTTCAGCTGCATTGGCTAATGATCAAGGATCATGAGAGCTGAATTCTAAAACACTTGGAAGGTCAGAGCTCTAAAAATACTGCTTCATTAGCTTTGTGGTGCTACTAGGTGAAGTAGAGGTTCTCTTGTGATCAGAGCCAAGACACTCTCCCTGCCTATATCCAAAGTGGCATGACTGAGAGCCAGAATGCCAAAGGCAGTTGGAAAAGGAGGCCAGGATGGGTGGTAAGTGTTAACAATATTTGGAGAAGTGGTGGTGAAGGGGAGATCTGCATTTCCTCTTCCTGGGAGCATTTTGCTCTTGACAGCATCTCATTTAAAGAagcttgcatgtgtgtgtgtgtgtggtgccaCCAGCTCCAATTTACTCCAATTGCATGATTGATAATCTAGTCTTGACTTTAAAGTGTACTTAGAAGCAAACTGGCAGCCTATAAAGTGAATGTAATGTGTTATACTAGAGAACACAtgaattttatttgaaaaaagaACATTATTGTGCTGTTATTACCACTAAAAACCATCCTGTTAAAATGTGTCATATGTTGATGTTAAGGTGTGATGACTCCCTAAGCTATATATCACTTGAATCATGCTCCAACATGTGCATTAGCTGTGGCCGAATCGAGGTGATTGTTCTGTTGTTTGTTGAATTCAACTACAGTGCAACCCCTGCAGAATATGAACTTGCTGTGAATAGTGGTGAACTGTATTGAAATGAGTTGCTTctactggaagttaccatagagtttcattgaaggatctagaaaattcccGAGATATATatcctctttaggaatttgcaATGTCCTTCAGCAAAACACTTAAGTTCTAGTGGAAGCATACCATTGAATCACCTGGAAgagctagaaaattcctagagaaaacatattttgttagatgtgGGTAGGTGAAACTGGGGTAGTGGTCCCGCAGATACAGGGATTGCATTGCATTGTATATCTGTTGATTTCATTCTTATTGCATAGTGTTACAGTACTTACGAAAGTCGTCTGTatgcaaggtacagtagagtctcacttatccaacactcgcttatccaacgttctggattatccaacgcatttttgtagtcaatgttttcaatatatcgtgatattttggtgctaaattcataaatacagtaattactacatagcattactgcatattgaactactttttctgccaaatttgttgtctaacatgatgttttggtgcttaatttgtaaaatcataacctaatttgatgtttaataggcatttccttaatgcctcctccttatccaacatattcgcttatccaacattctgctggcccgtttatgttggataagtgagactctactgtacttaccaaAGTCATTTCATATGAAAGTAGTGATTCTATatcccttttttccttcccacCAGTTATTTCAGCAAGATGTTTATGACCCAGAAAATTCAAGCCAAGATAAAGATCTGATGAAGAGAAAAACCCCTTACATTCTGAAACGGCAGTTACATGTTAACAAAGCCCGACGACCATACATACTGAAGAGGAGTTCATATTACTGACccagcaattaaagtagtgttaaTTTAGTTTTGAGTAACTGTGCTTTATGGTTACTTAATTTCAACCTTAAATCTTATTTGTGTGGAAAATATATTATGGAACGTGATCAAGATGATAGCATAATTGTGTCTTTTTTTGCCACTGTTGTTTCCTGATTGTGATTTTTCCTACTTAAAATTAACTGGACGAATACATTTACAAATAAATCTAGTTTCTAAGCATTATGCATTGTACACCAATGAGAATATTAAAGCATTGCAAGAGTACTCACTCTATGCTGCAGAGACATTTCAGGAAATATAAATACATGGTTACATAAAACACTCATAAAGCTGTTTCATAATTCAAAGTATGATTAATTATCTAGAGTTGGTAAGCAAGAAATGGCAGTGTAAAGCCTTTCATCATTCATGATGTTAAATTATTTGCAGCAATTACTATACAACCTGCATTTTAGCATCCATAACACCTAAAGTCCTTTTATCTGTGGATTTAGTGCTAAACTACATACTACTTTAAAAACATGTAGCATGCAGC from the Anolis carolinensis isolate JA03-04 chromosome 5, rAnoCar3.1.pri, whole genome shotgun sequence genome contains:
- the nts gene encoding neurotensin/neuromedin N is translated as MATRMLRMQLACAMLLAFASWSLGSDSEEEMKALEADLLTNMYTSKVNKAKLPPWQMTLLNICDLISNLNNQEETAGDTEDDLMTRRPTLDSFTLEAMLTLYQLQKVCHSRTFQQWELFQQDVYDPENSSQDKDLMKRKTPYILKRQLHVNKARRPYILKRSSYY